The window AGTCCTGTATTGGCGGACGATTTTCTTTGTCAGGCCTCTCAAGCCAGCAACAAAGAGCTGCCAGTTCTAGAGCAATCTTGTCCGATCGGGAAAGGGCTGTGGGGAAAGAAAATGCCGCAAGGAGGCAATGACTTTTTCTGGATCCAGTGTGGTTTGTTGCCAAAGCCGATGTCTTTAGCCAAAGCCAAGCCGATCTACGGCAAAATCACCACCGATGTTTGGATGAAGCCAGAGCAAAAAGGTTATCGTTGCCTTATCGGTCCTTATACTGAATTTGCCAAAGCCTCGCAGGACTTGCAGCGAGTTAAAACTTTGTCGACCTATAAAGAAGCGTTTATTCGTGTGGTTGGCAAAGGTACGTCAGAGCCAGTGAAGCAAACTAAGCCGATGCCGAAGCCTGCCGCGAAGGCAAAGCCTGTGACACCCGTTGCTCCAGTAGCCGCGACTCGTCCGAATACGGATGCTTTCAAAACTAAAGAGGCGCCAGCTAAGGCAGTATCGAAGCAAGCTTCTCAACCAGTGGCGAAACCTACCCAAGCGCCTAAGCCTGCTCAGCCTATTATCAGTAACGATACAGTGCAGGTACGATTGAAGACGATTCTGCAAGGTAAATCGTTTGTGGTGCCGTACTTGGTCGAGAACAACAACCAGTTCTATATGGAACATGGAAAGCCTTGGAACCGCTTAAACTATGCGAGCTCACAAAAGGTATGTCAGCAATTAAGTATGGAGTTAGCGAGTGTCTCGGAATTCAAAACGCTGCGTGCGTCTGGGGTGATGGAGAAAAATAACTGGCCGCTGCAGTTGCCTTACTGGGGTAAAGATAAGAAGGGCTTGTTTGCCGACCGAGAACCTAATCAGCTCACGGGCACTTCGTTACTTAACGTGGTTTGCGTTAAGTAATTAAACGGATACAAAAGAGCCCCGCAAGTGCGGGGCTTTTCAGTAGCATCAAATAGAAAAGTTATTTGAGATAGGTTTCCCCGTGGCAATTAGAGCAGCAATACACTTCTTTGATGCCTTTGCATTTTTCCCAAAAGGTTCTGCGTCGGCGTTGTAAGTGAATATGATTGCAACAAGGTTTTGCTCGAATTGAACCGTATTTACTCATTAATCTTCAATTAAAGGCAGTGATTCCATCACTTTTTCTATTGCTTCTTGAGAGTGTGAGTACAGACCGAACTCTGGGGCTGATACCCAACCGTTTTGTTCAACGCTTGAGTTGATGCCGATGTAGAAATCGCCAAACTCGCGGTTTACATTACGGTGACGAGTTTTGTAATCAGACTCTGAGCCTGTTTCTTCTAGAATCAAAGTTTCGCGATTTGTTTCGTTATCTAGAGAGATAGTCCAGTTACCTGGAGTGTAGAAGCCTTCTGGTTTGATAGACTCGTATTCGTAAACACCGTTAGCGTACTCAAACTTACCTGCAGCATAGAATAGTTCGGTCCCGTCCTGAGCAACGGTCTCGCTTTCTACCATCATATCAAATTCAACCTTACCGTTTGCGACCTTTGCGCTCACCGGTAGTGCTTGTGCGAAAGGTGCATCGGTTGAATCAAACCAGAACAACTCATCACCATCGATTTTCACAAGGATTTGGTATTCGCCTTGTGTGGTTTTGTTTTGGTAAAGCATTTCGTACTCAGAACCTTCATCGTCGTACAATTTGCCGTCTT is drawn from Vibrio campbellii CAIM 519 = NBRC 15631 = ATCC 25920 and contains these coding sequences:
- a CDS encoding SPOR domain-containing protein — its product is MEMKKAHYSSRIVQSGLSLGLLVACAQFASPVLADDFLCQASQASNKELPVLEQSCPIGKGLWGKKMPQGGNDFFWIQCGLLPKPMSLAKAKPIYGKITTDVWMKPEQKGYRCLIGPYTEFAKASQDLQRVKTLSTYKEAFIRVVGKGTSEPVKQTKPMPKPAAKAKPVTPVAPVAATRPNTDAFKTKEAPAKAVSKQASQPVAKPTQAPKPAQPIISNDTVQVRLKTILQGKSFVVPYLVENNNQFYMEHGKPWNRLNYASSQKVCQQLSMELASVSEFKTLRASGVMEKNNWPLQLPYWGKDKKGLFADREPNQLTGTSLLNVVCVK